Part of the Bacteroidales bacterium genome, CAGCCATAGAAAATGTACTGGGCTTGCGTTCATGGGATAATCTGCTGCTGGTCCACACGTCCGGCAGTTTGCCCATGGATGTTCTGGTCCCATTTTCAACCCGCAGGGGCGTTTTTTATCCGTTTCAGACACTTTCCCGACAGGTGGAGGTAAATATGCAGGAAGTGCCTGTATTGACGGAGGCTTCCAACGAAAACGACCTGGCATTGCTCAACCATCTTGGAAAGAGTATTTCCGGGAGGGTACAGCCTGTTTCCTCTGAAGAGCGCGCGCGGCTTCATCTGGCAGGGGTTTTCTGCAGCAATTTTATCAACCACATGCTGGCGCTGGGAATGGAATATGCCCGAAAAGAAGGATTGGACAGTACCCTGCTGGATCCGCTGATCAGGGAAACCGTGCGCAAGGCCCTGGAAAACAATCCGAGGGAGGTGCAGACCGGCCCTGCTGTGCGTGGAGATGCCAACGTGATAAAAAAGCACCTCTCACTGCTGGAATCCCATCCCGATCTGCAGAAAATGTATACTTTTGTCACAGAAAGTATTCAGGCATTTCATCACTAATTACCGGAGCTTCATGACCAATATCCGAAAAGATTTTCATGCAATCAAAGCCTTTGTTTTTGACGTTGACGGAGTTCTGTCGGGTACCACCGCCATATTGCATCCTTCGGGCGAAATGATGCGTACCATGAACATACGCGACGGATTTGCCATGCAATACGCGGTGAAGAAGGGATACAAAATCGCCGTTATTACGGGAGGGGATTCGGAATCAGTTCGAATGCGGTTTAATAAGCTCGGAATCAAGGACGTGTACCTTAATTCGAGTAATAAAATTGAGCATTTCAGGCATTTTCTTGAGAAATATGGCCTTCGTCCTGCGGATGTTTTGTACATGGGCGACGACCTTCCCGATTATGAACCGATGAAGGAAGCCGGACTTTCTGCCTGTCCGGCCGATGCAGCCGAAGAAATCAAGAGCATTGCCGGATACATTTCGCACTGCCGCGGAGGAGAGGGGTGCGCCCGCGATGTGATTGAACAGGTGCTTCGCCTGCAGGGAAAATGGGCGCATGCTGATGCCTTTCACTGGTAATACCTCCATCTTATGAAAACCTATTTACGGCTCGTCCGGTTGCCGAACCTCATGATGATTGCATTTACCATGTATGCCATGCGGTTTCTTATTGTCAGGCCCCAGCTTCTGCTGTATGGCATGGATCTGCAGTTCAGCGAAGCGCACTTTGCCCTGCTGGTTGTTTCGGTGCTGTTTATTACGGCTGCCGGGTATGTGATCAACGATTACTTCGATGCACCGGTTGACATGATCAACCGCCCTTCGCGTGTTATGCTGAGCAGGTTGATTCCCCGAAGAATGGCCATTGTGGTGCACCTCACACTGAGCATCATCGGGGTAGCGGCCGGTATCTATCTTTCCTTTGCCATCCGCCTGTCGTTTCTTTCCATGATCTTTCTTCTGGTACCCGGCATCCTCTGGTTTTATTCAACTACCTACAAACGCCAGTTCCTTCTCGGAAACCTTATCGTGGCGTTTCTTACGGCGCTGGTGCCGCTTATGGTGATTCTGTTCGAGGTACCCCTTCTGATCAGGGAATATGGAAGAGAAATGGTTCGAAACCAGATTGATTTTCATACGCTGACGGCATGGGTGGGCGGCTATGCTCTGTTTGCCTTTCTGTTTACCCTGATCCGCGAAATAGTTAAAGATATGGAAGATTTTGAGGGCGACAGGGCATACGGAAGGAATACCCTCCCGGTGGTTTTGGGCCTGAAAACCACACGATATGTTGTTCTTGCCCTTACAGGGGTTGCCGTTGTATTTATAGCCGCCGTGCTGGTCCTGTATCTCACCGACCTGATGACCCTGCTGTACACGGTTCTGCTGGTTATGGCGCCTCTTGCCTTTGCTGTTTTCAGGCTTTTGCGTGCATCCACCGCTGAACAGTACCACCAGGTGAGTTCCTGGTTAAAGGGAATTATGCTGGCCGGAGTTGGGTATTCCTTCCTGGCCTGGTACATTATGACCTATACGATTCATTGAGTATGCTGTTACATGAAAAGCTTTCCCCATACCATCTGATTCTGGCATCGGGTTCCCCCCGGAGACGGGCTCTGCTGAAAGATCTTGGTCTTTCATTTACTTTAGCACCCAATCATGATCTGGAAGAAAACTTTCCCGAAGGAATGCCCGCCCGGGAGGTGCCGGTTTACCTTGCCGGGAAAAAATCCGATGCCTTTGCCACAGGGCTCGGAGAAAACGATATTCTCATCACCGCCGATACCATCGTGATCCTTCATGGCCAGATCATCGGAAAGCCGTCATCAGCAGAAGAAGCGGTAAGCATGCTCTCACAGCTTTCCGGCCACACCCATACGGTAATTACGGGAGTATGTCTCCGCACCAGAAGCAAGCAGTATTGTTTTTCTGACCGCTCGGAAGTGATTTTCCGTAAACTGACCGAAGAAGAAATCCGGTATTACGTGAGTCACTACCAGCCTTTCGATAAGGCCGGAGCTTATGGAATTCAGGAATGGATAGGGTATGTGGCCATTGAGGAAATCCGGGGATCGTTTTACAATGTGATGGGCCTGCCGGTGCAGAAACTGTATATCGAACTGGGAAAGTTTGTTGACAGTCTGCAAAAAACGCAGTAAGGTCTTTTTTATACCGGTAATCTGGCCCCTATCAACTGAAAATTCCATCTGCCGGCCGGCATCGAAAAAAATACGATGCAGAAGTTTTTTGGATGCAACCATTTTTGTAAATCAGAGGATTTCTTTATTTTTGTGTCATACTTTAAAAAATCATAACACGCATGTCGGTTCGTCGGTTTGGAGTTTCGCTGGATGCCGGAGTTCTGGAACAGCTCGACCGGTTTGTAAAGGACGGTAAATACGCCAACCGAAGCCAGGCTATCCGCTTCCTCATCGAAAAACATACCGTTGAACATAAGTGGAAATGCAACAATGTGGTGGCCGGTGCCATCGTACTGGTATATGATCATCATAAACGTGACCTGACAAATAAACTGACGGATATACAGCATGATTTTCATCATCTGATCCTGTCATCGCAGCATGTGCACCTCGATCATGATACCTGCCTGGAAACCATTCTCGTGAAAGGGAAATCAAAAGACCTTACAAAACTGGCTGACCTTCTTATCGGAGTAAAGGGTATTATCCACGGAAAGCTTGTAATGAGCATGGTTGGATAATTTTTTTTGAACAATTAGTAACACAATAATGAAAAAAGTAACACTTCAACTGATGTCTTGCATTAAAAAAGGTTTGCGAAGGGACTTTTTGAAGAAGCCGGGATTCCTGATTCTTTTTCTTCTGATGGTTCCATTCGCCGGCTGGTTCAGCCTGGTTTCCGCGCAGGAGCGTTATGTGAATCCGTTTCGCGGAAAAGGCATCGTTGTTGTTACCGACGGTTCTCCTGCATCATTGGCGGGATTGTCGGTTCTGATGGGAGTTCAGGAGTTCTCCCTGAGAGGAATTGTCGTTACCCGGCCTGCCGCCGGAAAAAGCACGGAAGCCTTTCTGAAGAAAGTACCAAAAGTTGTGAGAATTCCTTCGATCCTTACAGAAGAAAAAAGTATTCCCTGCGGAGACAGCATTATACTAACATGCCTGGCTCCGTTGAACAGCATTCCTGTCCGTCTGTTGGCTGAAAAGTTCTGGTACCGTATTCTTGTTTTTGACAAGGCAGATGAGGAATTTCAGCGGCCCGGAAAAGGAGGCACTGCATCTGCTGTTGACGTAATTCTTCCCGCAGGAAACCTTTCTCTTCCGCCGGACGGTTTTCTTCCGGCTGATTACCGTAAAAACGGAATTGCAGGTTTGTGGCATCGGTATGCTTACAAAGAAACGAACCCGGCTATTCAGTATGAGTTGCTGGCGGCGTATCTGCTTTTCCCTGAGGTGTTTGATATGAAGCCTTCTGTTTCCGATCCGACGCTGGCAAAAACCGTTGATTATGATACTGCAATGCTCAGAAGCATGGTGGCGGAAATCCTTACCGGGCAGTACCGGCCGGGAGAAGGAGTAGCCCTGGCAGGCTTTCCGACGGATCCTTCGCTGTACAAATATGATGTGCGTGCCATGATGGATGAGACCATACGGAAATTTGGCCTGGATGAATGGAAAGCCTGTGTACTGACAGACGAAATTCATGGTCATCTGGGTATTTATTCCATTGTAGGCGCCAAGATGGGCATTCGTGCAAGGGATTATTTTCATGCCGGCACCGATAAACTGCGCGTAGTTACTTACGGAGGAAGCAAACCGCCCAAGAGCTGTCTGAACGACGGACTGCAGGCCAGTACCGGTGCTACCATCGGACAGGGTTTGATAACCGTGGCCTCTGTTGAGGAAGCTTTGCCGCAGGCTGATTTCAGCTATGAAGGCAAAACCATCCGGATCCGCCTGAAGGAGGAATATAAACGGCAGATTGAGAATGATATCAGTCGCGGCATAGTAAAATACGGGCTTCTGAATGCCGGATACTGGAAAATGGTTCGTTCCCAGGCTCTTGATTACTGGAAAAACTGGGACAGGAACCTCATTTTTGAAATCATTGAATTACCAACCCAATAAACTGTTTACCCGATGAGAAATTTTTCAGTTTTTTTAGCAGCAGCCATTGCATTTCTGAATAGTTATGTGACCAGTGCACAGGAAGCGGAAAAAGCCGATACCATTCCTCTCCAGGAGGTGGTTGTATCGGGTTCCCGCGTTGAGACAGGACGGAACCGGATTCCTGTATCTGTAAGTGTTCTTACCAGAGATGAGGTGAAGCGGATTGACCGTTCGAACATTCTGCCGGAGATTTCTG contains:
- a CDS encoding DUF2520 domain-containing protein; this translates as MNSSFCRIVLIGSGNVATRLGKAFRSAGHSVLQVWSRNREHAEVLARELGAEALRHPDAIEATADLVLVAVSDSAIENVLGLRSWDNLLLVHTSGSLPMDVLVPFSTRRGVFYPFQTLSRQVEVNMQEVPVLTEASNENDLALLNHLGKSISGRVQPVSSEERARLHLAGVFCSNFINHMLALGMEYARKEGLDSTLLDPLIRETVRKALENNPREVQTGPAVRGDANVIKKHLSLLESHPDLQKMYTFVTESIQAFHH
- a CDS encoding UbiA family prenyltransferase; translation: MKTYLRLVRLPNLMMIAFTMYAMRFLIVRPQLLLYGMDLQFSEAHFALLVVSVLFITAAGYVINDYFDAPVDMINRPSRVMLSRLIPRRMAIVVHLTLSIIGVAAGIYLSFAIRLSFLSMIFLLVPGILWFYSTTYKRQFLLGNLIVAFLTALVPLMVILFEVPLLIREYGREMVRNQIDFHTLTAWVGGYALFAFLFTLIREIVKDMEDFEGDRAYGRNTLPVVLGLKTTRYVVLALTGVAVVFIAAVLVLYLTDLMTLLYTVLLVMAPLAFAVFRLLRASTAEQYHQVSSWLKGIMLAGVGYSFLAWYIMTYTIH
- a CDS encoding HAD-IIIA family hydrolase, whose translation is MTNIRKDFHAIKAFVFDVDGVLSGTTAILHPSGEMMRTMNIRDGFAMQYAVKKGYKIAVITGGDSESVRMRFNKLGIKDVYLNSSNKIEHFRHFLEKYGLRPADVLYMGDDLPDYEPMKEAGLSACPADAAEEIKSIAGYISHCRGGEGCARDVIEQVLRLQGKWAHADAFHW
- the nikR gene encoding nickel-responsive transcriptional regulator NikR, with the translated sequence MSVRRFGVSLDAGVLEQLDRFVKDGKYANRSQAIRFLIEKHTVEHKWKCNNVVAGAIVLVYDHHKRDLTNKLTDIQHDFHHLILSSQHVHLDHDTCLETILVKGKSKDLTKLADLLIGVKGIIHGKLVMSMVG
- the maf gene encoding septum formation protein Maf; translated protein: MLLHEKLSPYHLILASGSPRRRALLKDLGLSFTLAPNHDLEENFPEGMPAREVPVYLAGKKSDAFATGLGENDILITADTIVILHGQIIGKPSSAEEAVSMLSQLSGHTHTVITGVCLRTRSKQYCFSDRSEVIFRKLTEEEIRYYVSHYQPFDKAGAYGIQEWIGYVAIEEIRGSFYNVMGLPVQKLYIELGKFVDSLQKTQ